The following proteins are co-located in the Xyrauchen texanus isolate HMW12.3.18 chromosome 41, RBS_HiC_50CHRs, whole genome shotgun sequence genome:
- the LOC127634335 gene encoding uncharacterized protein LOC127634335 isoform X2 has protein sequence MLNRDVKRCDLAESVQKGATIEVEEVDRLEEIPGYSKNPEHKELEALFEPVTMETSEHSGTENIIDCEVLETELPENKDTSSKDEQLCNDADVLDCISTKVMVEILAGLPPTETKEDELEDVHGPKEALVLEDTREELYRNESITSSISDTPSSAESVYENDVVHKRQDSQRQEPLENTVPQTEVTDDGDTLDPLGTDSEEPILEGFECDGSEETILEHYIREDVLSDVSTESCHDPEDLDECLHVEIAAVSSDSDTDEKWRNIFSSSINREDDDSYIDSLELSAQELFIQKPEVQNTFEDLKGTEEPEPPVGEVLEQPETGPTLQPQEISYNSSTLFHGLSKISEDDEELGRVSATHKCNSFDSVKSDSSKKVPKDYCVIQEMKSENVSTEHVDFKLARQQWLEIEEQTKNLIPHPNTPTARSGTCQGSHSFMYTPVRNIDRPKRDLESLTLVEDYAHTQFSPCSEDSGLDDSSYRSQCDDPETPIEKEIRQTVEREENLRRERGMTKLYSSDCVQMKTRSINLNQGKLCQDVNEKQMFEHQDDNGRIPKSPSNMTPSFIITSSPTKGSQQQDLSANSIIILEPEPFPQSPRHGKMLSSKSADWRSEDAPNLIILETSNLIIRSASEFNLNSVSEETQDKMFLNNPFFKLKSRSTISLVDEEIKMVKQREEELKRQRASIYSKDNFLIFPNCLDGSLFNHSDDLPIKCKSSPSSPMKTCRMDRSALSCDHRFPEPYSGGRRKSAMAVRWEAGEFANSE, from the exons ATGTTAAACAGAGATGTTAAAAGGTGTGATCTGGCAGAGTCAGTTCAAAAG GGAGCTACGATTGAGGTTGAGGAGGTGGATAGGCTGGAAGAGATTCCAGGTTACTCTAAGAATCCAGAACATAAAGAACTGGAGGCCCTATTTGAGCCCGTAACCATGGAGACCAGTGAACACTCTGGCACAGAAAACATAATTGACTGTGAAGTCCTGGAGACTGAGTTACCTGAGAACAAGGACACAAGCAGCAAAGACGAACAACTCTGCAACGATGCTGACGTATTAGACTGCATAAGTACAAAAGTAATGGTTGAAATTCTAGCAGGCCTACCTCCCACAGAGACCAAGGAGGATGAACTCGAAGACGTTCACGGTCCAAAAGAGGCACTTGTCTTGGAAGACACTCGAGAAGAACTTTATCGCAACGAGTCAATTACCTCTTCGATCTCTGACACTCCGTCAAGTGCTGAGAGCGTATATGAGAATGACGTTGTACATAAGAGGCAAGATTCGCAGAGGCAGGAACCATTAGAGAACACTGTACCTCAAACAGAAGTCACTGATGATGGAGATACATTAGACCCTTTAGGTACAGACTCAGAAGAACCCATCTTGGAAGGTTTTGAATGTGATGGTTCAGAAGAAACCATCCTGGAGCATTACATCCGAGAGGACGTCCTGTCAGACGTCTCCACAGAGTCCTGTCACGACCCAGAAGATCTGGATGAATGTCTTCATGTTGAAATTGCTGCGGTGTCATCTGACAGTGACACTGATGAGAAGTGGAGGAACATCTTCTCTTCCTCGATTAATAGGGAAGATGATGATTCCTACATTGACAGCCTTGAGCTGAGCGCACAGGAACTCTTTATTCAAAAACCTGAagttcaaaatacttttgaagATTTAAAGGGAACCGAAGAGCCTGAGCCCCCTGTTGGAGAAGTGCTAGAACAACCAGAGACTGGGCCAACTCTGCAACCGCAAGAGATATCTTACAATTCTTCCACACTGTTCCATGGCTTGTCCAAGATTTCTGAAGATGATGAGGAGCTTGGACGAGTCTCAGCAACCCACAAATGCAATTCATTTGATTCTGTCAAATCTGATTCCAGCAAAAAGGTGCCGAAAGATTATTGTGTGATCCAGGAAATGAAGAGTGAGAATGTCAGTACAGAACATGTGGATTTCAAACTTGCTCGCCAACAGTGGCTAGAGATAGAAGAGCAAACGAAAAACTTGATCCCCCACCCGAACACACCAACAGCAAGATCTGGGACCTGCCAAGGCAGTCACAGTTTCATGTACACACCTGTCCGTAACATTGACAGGCCAAAGAGGGACCTTGAAAGTTTAACACTTGTAGAGGACTATGCGCACACCCAGTTTAGCCCTTGTTCTGAGGATTCTGGTCTTGATGACTCCAGTTACAGATCACAATGTGACGACCCAGAGACCCCAATTGAGAAGGAGATTCGACAAACAGTGGAACGTGAGGAAAACCTGAGACGCGAGAGGGGGATGACAAAATTGTACTCTAGTGACTGTGTACAGATGAAGACCAGATCCATCAATTTAAACCAAGGGAAACTATGCCAGGACGTCAATGAGAAACAGATGTTTGAACACCAGGATGACAATGGAAGGATACCCAAATCTCCCAGCAACATGACACCTTCTTTCATCATTACATCCTCACCAACCAAGGGCTCTCAACAACAAGACTTGTCAGCCAACAGCATTATCATCCTCGAACCAGAACCCTTCCCTCAAAGTCCACGGCATGGTAAGATGTTGTCCTCCAAGTCTGCTGACTGGAGATCAGAAGATGCCCCTAATCTCATCATTCTGGAGACATCGAACCTTATCATTCGCAGTGCATCAGAGTTCAACCTGAATTCTGTCTCAGAGGAAACCCAAGATAAAATGTTCCTCAACAACCCATTTTTTAAGCTGAAGTCCAGGAGTACAATATCTCTCGTCGATGAGGAGATAAAAATGGTAAAGCAGCGAGAAGAGGAACTAAAACGGCAAAGAGCCAGTATTTACTCAAAGGATAATTTCCTGATATTTCCAAATTGCCTGGACGGCTCACTGTTTAACCATTCAG ATGATCTGCCAATTAAATGTAAATCATCCCCTTCATCTCCAATGAAAACATGCAGAATGGATCGGTCAGCTCTGTCATGTGATCATCGA TTTCCTGAGCCCTATTCTGGAGGCCGACGCAAAAGTGCCATGGCTGTGCGTTGGGAGGCAGGGGAGTTTGCGAACAGTGAGTGA
- the LOC127634335 gene encoding uncharacterized protein LOC127634335 isoform X3 encodes METSEHSGTENIIDCEVLETELPENKDTSSKDEQLCNDADVLDCISTKVMVEILAGLPPTETKEDELEDVHGPKEALVLEDTREELYRNESITSSISDTPSSAESVYENDVVHKRQDSQRQEPLENTVPQTEVTDDGDTLDPLGTDSEEPILEGFECDGSEETILEHYIREDVLSDVSTESCHDPEDLDECLHVEIAAVSSDSDTDEKWRNIFSSSINREDDDSYIDSLELSAQELFIQKPEVQNTFEDLKGTEEPEPPVGEVLEQPETGPTLQPQEISYNSSTLFHGLSKISEDDEELGRVSATHKCNSFDSVKSDSSKKVPKDYCVIQEMKSENVSTEHVDFKLARQQWLEIEEQTKNLIPHPNTPTARSGTCQGSHSFMYTPVRNIDRPKRDLESLTLVEDYAHTQFSPCSEDSGLDDSSYRSQCDDPETPIEKEIRQTVEREENLRRERGMTKLYSSDCVQMKTRSINLNQGKLCQDVNEKQMFEHQDDNGRIPKSPSNMTPSFIITSSPTKGSQQQDLSANSIIILEPEPFPQSPRHGKMLSSKSADWRSEDAPNLIILETSNLIIRSASEFNLNSVSEETQDKMFLNNPFFKLKSRSTISLVDEEIKMVKQREEELKRQRASIYSKDNFLIFPNCLDGSLFNHSDDLPIKCKSSPSSPMKTCRMDRSALSCDHRFPEPYSGGRRKSAMAVRWEAGEFANSE; translated from the exons ATGGAGACCAGTGAACACTCTGGCACAGAAAACATAATTGACTGTGAAGTCCTGGAGACTGAGTTACCTGAGAACAAGGACACAAGCAGCAAAGACGAACAACTCTGCAACGATGCTGACGTATTAGACTGCATAAGTACAAAAGTAATGGTTGAAATTCTAGCAGGCCTACCTCCCACAGAGACCAAGGAGGATGAACTCGAAGACGTTCACGGTCCAAAAGAGGCACTTGTCTTGGAAGACACTCGAGAAGAACTTTATCGCAACGAGTCAATTACCTCTTCGATCTCTGACACTCCGTCAAGTGCTGAGAGCGTATATGAGAATGACGTTGTACATAAGAGGCAAGATTCGCAGAGGCAGGAACCATTAGAGAACACTGTACCTCAAACAGAAGTCACTGATGATGGAGATACATTAGACCCTTTAGGTACAGACTCAGAAGAACCCATCTTGGAAGGTTTTGAATGTGATGGTTCAGAAGAAACCATCCTGGAGCATTACATCCGAGAGGACGTCCTGTCAGACGTCTCCACAGAGTCCTGTCACGACCCAGAAGATCTGGATGAATGTCTTCATGTTGAAATTGCTGCGGTGTCATCTGACAGTGACACTGATGAGAAGTGGAGGAACATCTTCTCTTCCTCGATTAATAGGGAAGATGATGATTCCTACATTGACAGCCTTGAGCTGAGCGCACAGGAACTCTTTATTCAAAAACCTGAagttcaaaatacttttgaagATTTAAAGGGAACCGAAGAGCCTGAGCCCCCTGTTGGAGAAGTGCTAGAACAACCAGAGACTGGGCCAACTCTGCAACCGCAAGAGATATCTTACAATTCTTCCACACTGTTCCATGGCTTGTCCAAGATTTCTGAAGATGATGAGGAGCTTGGACGAGTCTCAGCAACCCACAAATGCAATTCATTTGATTCTGTCAAATCTGATTCCAGCAAAAAGGTGCCGAAAGATTATTGTGTGATCCAGGAAATGAAGAGTGAGAATGTCAGTACAGAACATGTGGATTTCAAACTTGCTCGCCAACAGTGGCTAGAGATAGAAGAGCAAACGAAAAACTTGATCCCCCACCCGAACACACCAACAGCAAGATCTGGGACCTGCCAAGGCAGTCACAGTTTCATGTACACACCTGTCCGTAACATTGACAGGCCAAAGAGGGACCTTGAAAGTTTAACACTTGTAGAGGACTATGCGCACACCCAGTTTAGCCCTTGTTCTGAGGATTCTGGTCTTGATGACTCCAGTTACAGATCACAATGTGACGACCCAGAGACCCCAATTGAGAAGGAGATTCGACAAACAGTGGAACGTGAGGAAAACCTGAGACGCGAGAGGGGGATGACAAAATTGTACTCTAGTGACTGTGTACAGATGAAGACCAGATCCATCAATTTAAACCAAGGGAAACTATGCCAGGACGTCAATGAGAAACAGATGTTTGAACACCAGGATGACAATGGAAGGATACCCAAATCTCCCAGCAACATGACACCTTCTTTCATCATTACATCCTCACCAACCAAGGGCTCTCAACAACAAGACTTGTCAGCCAACAGCATTATCATCCTCGAACCAGAACCCTTCCCTCAAAGTCCACGGCATGGTAAGATGTTGTCCTCCAAGTCTGCTGACTGGAGATCAGAAGATGCCCCTAATCTCATCATTCTGGAGACATCGAACCTTATCATTCGCAGTGCATCAGAGTTCAACCTGAATTCTGTCTCAGAGGAAACCCAAGATAAAATGTTCCTCAACAACCCATTTTTTAAGCTGAAGTCCAGGAGTACAATATCTCTCGTCGATGAGGAGATAAAAATGGTAAAGCAGCGAGAAGAGGAACTAAAACGGCAAAGAGCCAGTATTTACTCAAAGGATAATTTCCTGATATTTCCAAATTGCCTGGACGGCTCACTGTTTAACCATTCAG ATGATCTGCCAATTAAATGTAAATCATCCCCTTCATCTCCAATGAAAACATGCAGAATGGATCGGTCAGCTCTGTCATGTGATCATCGA TTTCCTGAGCCCTATTCTGGAGGCCGACGCAAAAGTGCCATGGCTGTGCGTTGGGAGGCAGGGGAGTTTGCGAACAGTGAGTGA